From one Idiomarina sp. X4 genomic stretch:
- the cheY gene encoding chemotaxis response regulator CheY, translated as MDKNMKILVVDDFSTMRRIIKNLLRDLGFTNIQEADDGNTALPMLQNGDFDFVVTDWNMPGMQGIDLLKEIRKDDNLSHLPVLMVTAEAKREQIIAAAQAGVNGYIVKPFTAVTLKEKLDKIFERIS; from the coding sequence TTGGATAAAAATATGAAAATTCTTGTTGTAGATGACTTTTCTACAATGAGACGAATCATTAAGAACTTACTTCGTGACCTTGGTTTTACGAATATTCAGGAAGCCGATGACGGCAACACGGCTCTGCCTATGTTGCAAAACGGCGATTTTGACTTTGTCGTGACCGACTGGAACATGCCGGGCATGCAAGGTATCGATCTGCTAAAAGAAATTCGTAAAGACGATAATCTGTCGCACTTGCCGGTACTAATGGTAACGGCGGAAGCAAAACGCGAACAAATCATTGCTGCAGCACAGGCTGGTGTTAATGGCTACATCGTAAAACCATTCACCGCAGTGACGTTAAAAGAAAAGCTCGACAAGATTTTCGAACGCATTAGCTAA
- a CDS encoding chemotaxis protein CheA, protein MSFDMDEDILQDFLIEAGEILEQLSEQLVELENDPENKDLLNAIFRGFHTVKGGAGFLSLTALVDTCHGAENVFDTLRNGQRTVTSDLMDVILQALDTINAQFAQVQAREDISPADDKLLELLHKLSQPESEDEAPIEAPSKEAEPEPEPEPEPEAPKAEATKSSGDGGIDEIQDDEFEALLDELHGEGKGPGVGKSDKKADAPKAAADNDNDEITDDEFESLLDELHGSGKAPKSAEKKQEEPADSDEITDDEFESLLDELHGSGKAPTKSVDNGKEEKPKGTPKPEKKAAPKPEPKAKPAAKPAAKEDKPKAAEKPADKKPAAPQQPAAETTVRVDTKRLDDIMNMVGELVLVRNRLLSLSNSDDSDNDEMGKAISNLDVVTGDLQGAVMKTRMQPIKKVFGRFPRVVRDLARSLKKEINLEMFGEDTDLDKNLVEALADPLVHLVRNSVDHGIEMPDVREANGKPRAGTVTLSASQEGDHIMLSIKDDGAGMDAEKLKGIAINKGILDADAAARLSDEDAYNLIFAAGFSTKEQVSDISGRGVGMDVVKTKISQLNGSVKIQSELGKGTELLIKVPLTLAILPTLMVAVKEQTFALPLAVVSEIIDLDMKRTNTVDGQLTLIVRDRAIPLFFLEHWLVRNPDRSSRNENGHVVVVQIGNQQVGFVVDALIGQEEVVIKPLDKLLQGTPGMAGATITSDGGIALIIDVPSMLKYYAKR, encoded by the coding sequence ATGAGCTTTGATATGGATGAAGACATACTGCAGGACTTTTTGATCGAGGCGGGAGAGATCCTCGAGCAGCTGTCTGAGCAGTTAGTTGAGCTAGAAAACGACCCAGAAAACAAAGATTTATTAAACGCGATTTTCCGTGGCTTTCATACCGTGAAAGGCGGCGCAGGCTTTCTGTCGCTAACTGCCTTAGTGGATACCTGCCATGGTGCTGAAAACGTGTTTGATACTTTGCGTAATGGTCAGCGCACGGTTACGTCAGACTTAATGGACGTGATTCTTCAAGCGCTGGACACTATCAATGCTCAGTTTGCACAGGTACAAGCTCGTGAAGACATCAGTCCTGCCGATGACAAATTACTCGAGCTACTGCACAAACTCAGTCAGCCTGAGTCTGAAGACGAGGCTCCTATTGAAGCGCCGTCTAAAGAAGCTGAGCCAGAACCGGAACCCGAACCAGAGCCAGAAGCACCCAAAGCGGAAGCGACCAAAAGCTCAGGCGATGGCGGCATAGACGAAATTCAAGATGATGAATTTGAAGCCTTACTTGATGAGCTGCACGGTGAGGGCAAAGGCCCAGGTGTTGGCAAATCAGATAAGAAAGCCGATGCGCCGAAAGCTGCGGCTGATAATGACAACGATGAAATTACCGATGATGAATTTGAGTCGTTGTTAGATGAGCTTCATGGCTCAGGAAAAGCGCCGAAAAGCGCTGAGAAGAAACAAGAAGAGCCAGCCGACAGCGATGAAATTACCGATGATGAGTTTGAGTCCCTGTTAGATGAACTGCATGGTTCTGGCAAGGCACCGACGAAGAGTGTGGATAACGGAAAAGAAGAAAAGCCAAAAGGTACGCCTAAGCCTGAGAAAAAGGCGGCGCCTAAACCAGAGCCAAAAGCCAAGCCAGCGGCTAAACCTGCTGCAAAAGAAGACAAGCCTAAAGCTGCAGAGAAACCGGCTGACAAGAAGCCGGCAGCACCACAGCAACCGGCTGCGGAAACCACGGTTCGAGTCGATACCAAACGTTTGGACGACATTATGAACATGGTTGGTGAGCTTGTTTTGGTGCGCAACCGTTTATTGAGTCTGAGCAATTCGGACGACTCTGATAACGACGAAATGGGCAAAGCCATTTCAAACCTGGATGTTGTCACTGGCGACTTACAGGGCGCCGTCATGAAAACCCGTATGCAGCCAATTAAGAAAGTCTTTGGTCGCTTCCCTCGGGTAGTTCGTGACTTAGCACGCAGCCTGAAAAAAGAAATTAACTTAGAAATGTTCGGCGAAGACACCGACTTGGATAAAAACCTCGTTGAAGCGTTGGCTGATCCGCTGGTTCACTTAGTGCGCAACTCGGTTGACCACGGTATTGAAATGCCGGATGTTCGTGAGGCCAACGGTAAGCCAAGGGCGGGTACGGTGACGCTGTCAGCTTCTCAGGAAGGTGACCATATTATGCTGTCGATTAAAGACGACGGCGCGGGTATGGACGCTGAAAAGCTTAAAGGCATTGCCATTAATAAAGGTATTTTAGATGCCGACGCAGCAGCACGCTTAAGCGACGAAGACGCTTACAACCTGATTTTTGCGGCTGGTTTTTCGACCAAAGAGCAAGTGTCTGATATTTCGGGCCGTGGCGTCGGAATGGACGTAGTAAAGACCAAAATAAGCCAGCTAAATGGTAGTGTCAAAATTCAGTCAGAGCTGGGTAAAGGTACTGAGTTACTGATTAAAGTGCCATTAACCTTAGCTATTTTGCCGACTCTGATGGTGGCAGTGAAAGAGCAGACGTTTGCGTTGCCACTGGCGGTTGTCAGCGAAATTATCGATTTGGATATGAAGCGCACCAATACAGTCGATGGTCAGTTAACACTGATTGTACGTGACCGTGCGATACCGTTGTTCTTCCTTGAACATTGGCTGGTGAGAAACCCAGACCGCTCAAGCCGCAATGAAAACGGCCATGTTGTGGTTGTACAGATTGGCAATCAGCAGGTTGGTTTTGTGGTCGATGCGCTCATTGGTCAGGAAGAAGTGGTTATTAAACCATTGGATAAACTGTTACAGGGCACGCCAGGTATGGCAGGTGCAACCATTACCAGTGATGGTGGTATTGCGCTGATTATTGACGTACCAAGCATGCTGAAGTATTACGCTAAACGATAA
- a CDS encoding protein phosphatase CheZ — MSDKAHDISLEQAKELVSLLEEGKQQQANQLLEDVYNRRNDKLFTSVGQLTRDLHEALQDFQLDPRIVQMTEDDLPDAQNRLQYVIQKTEDAANRTMDAVEACLPMADDMHQRVESVMPVWNRLMSNDIEINEFKSLCHQVDDVLKRCGENMPQVHGLMTEVLMAQDYQDITGQVIRRVIQLVEDVEKNLIELLKIFGKEEARREAEKTESSKQKSASEAEGPIIDADKRDDVVGGQDEVDDLLSSLGF, encoded by the coding sequence ATGTCTGATAAAGCCCATGATATTTCCCTCGAGCAGGCTAAAGAACTCGTGTCTTTGCTGGAAGAGGGAAAGCAGCAACAAGCCAATCAACTTCTGGAAGACGTATACAACCGTCGCAATGACAAACTGTTTACTTCAGTGGGTCAGCTGACGCGTGACCTCCACGAAGCATTGCAGGACTTCCAACTGGATCCTCGTATTGTGCAAATGACAGAAGATGATCTTCCTGATGCGCAAAACCGTTTACAGTACGTTATTCAAAAAACAGAAGATGCCGCGAACCGAACAATGGATGCGGTAGAGGCTTGTTTACCGATGGCTGACGACATGCACCAGCGCGTTGAAAGTGTCATGCCGGTCTGGAATCGGTTGATGAGCAACGATATTGAGATAAATGAATTCAAGTCTTTGTGCCATCAGGTCGATGATGTACTTAAGCGCTGCGGTGAAAATATGCCGCAAGTGCATGGGCTTATGACCGAAGTGCTTATGGCTCAGGATTATCAGGATATTACTGGGCAGGTCATTCGACGGGTTATTCAACTGGTTGAAGACGTCGAGAAGAATCTCATTGAACTGTTAAAAATATTCGGCAAAGAAGAAGCTCGAAGAGAAGCTGAAAAAACCGAATCTTCAAAGCAGAAAAGTGCCAGTGAGGCAGAAGGCCCGATTATTGATGCCGATAAACGTGATGACGTTGTTGGTGGGCAAGACGAAGTGGACGACTTACTGTCCAGTTTAGGTTTCTAG
- the flhF gene encoding flagellar biosynthesis protein FlhF yields the protein MKIKRFFAEDMRRGLQQVKETLGADAIILSNKKVNGGIELVAAVDPDARAPEAAPETSANTQAPKQESEAPAQSLAELLQRQNAAPSQTSPQETAQTTGQPETPAKHDIYQQMAHQSAPAQQESSQADIFPEQVNTPDSNDSEAIAELRSQVNGIRQLLEHQLSGLMKQEMDREEPVRAMLMQRLMTMGLSERIADQIACFIPESSSDEDAWEQTMHLLEGQLNTTNDDILTRGGAVALVGPTGVGKTTTIAKLAARYAQRHGSDKVALITTDTFRIGASEQLQTYGRIIGCPVKVAKDAKELADALLSLRDKSLILIDTAGMGQRDKRLSEQLGQLIQNTRLRIRPYLVLSATSQSQVLNDAVKQFKTLPLSGCIFTKLDECLSLGESISVAIEYGLPVGYITNGQQVPEDIKVADANYLVSEAERLMDKSICSSVSDVPKSYWNAAFSR from the coding sequence GTGAAAATTAAACGCTTTTTTGCAGAGGATATGCGTCGAGGCTTACAGCAGGTTAAAGAAACCTTAGGCGCTGATGCGATTATTCTTTCCAATAAAAAGGTGAACGGTGGTATTGAGTTAGTGGCTGCTGTTGACCCTGACGCGCGTGCGCCAGAAGCGGCTCCAGAGACCTCCGCAAATACTCAGGCACCAAAGCAAGAGTCGGAAGCACCGGCTCAGTCGTTGGCTGAATTGCTGCAGCGTCAAAATGCCGCGCCTTCGCAAACGTCTCCGCAAGAGACAGCACAAACGACCGGTCAACCTGAAACGCCGGCAAAACACGATATTTATCAGCAAATGGCGCATCAGTCAGCGCCGGCTCAACAAGAGTCTTCACAAGCGGATATCTTCCCTGAGCAAGTTAATACGCCGGACAGCAACGACTCGGAAGCAATAGCAGAGCTGCGCTCACAAGTGAACGGTATTCGTCAGTTGTTAGAGCACCAGTTAAGCGGTCTCATGAAGCAAGAGATGGATCGCGAAGAACCAGTGCGCGCTATGTTGATGCAACGGCTTATGACGATGGGCTTGAGTGAACGCATCGCGGATCAGATTGCCTGTTTTATTCCTGAAAGCAGTTCAGACGAGGATGCCTGGGAACAAACCATGCATTTGTTGGAAGGTCAGCTGAATACCACCAATGACGATATTTTGACACGCGGCGGTGCAGTGGCACTCGTTGGTCCTACCGGCGTTGGCAAAACCACCACCATCGCTAAGCTGGCGGCCCGTTACGCTCAGCGTCATGGCTCTGACAAAGTTGCTTTAATTACCACTGACACCTTCCGAATTGGTGCCAGTGAACAATTACAGACTTACGGACGTATTATTGGCTGTCCGGTAAAAGTGGCAAAAGACGCAAAAGAGCTAGCGGATGCATTACTGTCGCTGCGTGACAAAAGCCTAATTTTGATTGATACGGCAGGTATGGGTCAGCGCGACAAGCGCTTAAGCGAGCAACTTGGCCAATTAATACAAAATACCCGCCTGAGAATTCGACCTTATCTGGTATTGTCGGCAACCTCACAAAGCCAGGTGTTAAATGACGCCGTTAAACAATTCAAAACACTACCTTTGTCGGGTTGCATTTTTACCAAACTGGACGAATGCTTAAGTTTAGGAGAAAGTATCAGTGTGGCAATTGAGTACGGCCTGCCGGTTGGATATATCACCAACGGTCAGCAAGTACCGGAAGACATTAAAGTTGCTGATGCAAATTACCTGGTATCTGAAGCCGAGCGGTTAATGGACAAAAGCATTTGTTCCTCGGTATCAGACGTGCCAAAATCGTACTGGAATGCGGCGTTTTCTCGCTGA
- a CDS encoding MinD/ParA family protein: MDQASGLRRMKQSKVKVIAVTGGKGGVGKTNVSLNMAIAMAKQGKRVLVLDADLGLANVDVMLGLRVERNLSHVLSGQCELEDILIEGPGGIKIVPATSGTRSMVDLSESEHAGLIRAFSQLQGNYDVLIVDTAAGIGNTVVSFARASQDVLVVVCDEPTSITDAYALIKVLSREQGLFKFKVVANMVRNMREGQVLFNKLTKVTDRFLDVALELAAIVPHDENLRLAVRKQQPMVLAYPKSPASLAFKALAKKALDWPIPAQAGGHLEFFLEQLITSADNGSKRDVANE, translated from the coding sequence ATGGATCAAGCAAGCGGTCTGCGAAGAATGAAACAGTCAAAAGTAAAAGTCATAGCCGTCACAGGTGGTAAAGGTGGCGTGGGTAAAACCAACGTCTCGCTGAATATGGCCATCGCTATGGCGAAGCAGGGAAAACGAGTACTGGTACTTGATGCCGACCTTGGCTTGGCTAATGTCGACGTCATGCTGGGCTTGCGTGTTGAGCGCAACCTGTCTCATGTACTGAGCGGCCAATGCGAACTGGAAGATATTTTAATTGAAGGGCCGGGTGGCATAAAAATCGTCCCGGCGACCTCAGGAACTCGCTCCATGGTTGACTTGAGCGAGTCAGAGCACGCCGGTCTTATTCGGGCGTTTAGCCAACTGCAGGGAAACTACGACGTTCTTATTGTGGACACGGCGGCGGGTATTGGAAACACCGTGGTCAGCTTTGCCCGGGCTTCCCAGGATGTTCTTGTGGTTGTCTGCGATGAACCTACTTCAATCACCGATGCTTACGCACTTATTAAAGTATTAAGTCGTGAACAAGGACTGTTTAAATTCAAAGTTGTTGCCAATATGGTGCGCAACATGCGCGAAGGGCAGGTATTGTTTAATAAGTTGACTAAGGTCACGGATCGTTTCCTCGATGTGGCATTAGAGTTAGCAGCGATAGTTCCTCACGACGAGAATTTGCGGTTGGCCGTTAGAAAACAACAACCAATGGTGTTGGCGTATCCCAAATCGCCGGCGTCACTGGCGTTTAAAGCATTAGCGAAGAAGGCTCTGGATTGGCCAATTCCTGCTCAGGCAGGAGGGCATTTAGAATTTTTCCTTGAGCAATTGATAACTTCTGCCGATAACGGGAGTAAGCGGGATGTTGCCAATGAATAA
- a CDS encoding RNA polymerase sigma factor FliA — translation MNKAAAYTATADNRNAIIEQHTGLVKRIAHHMMARLPASVQVDDLIQAGMIGLLEAARNFDNSKGASFETFAGIRIRGAMLDEIRRGDWAPRSVHRNHRRVLEAIRQVENDTGRDAKDTEVASKLGIGLDEYHAILRDVSSGRIIGIEDLGVSEDAIIPEQVTGSAYEPQRDVENAAFHKALVSTISSLPEREALVLSLYYDEELNLKEIGEVLSVSESRVSQIHSQAMVRLKSRMQNWVE, via the coding sequence ATGAATAAAGCCGCCGCTTATACCGCAACAGCCGACAACCGTAACGCTATTATTGAGCAGCATACGGGGCTGGTTAAGCGAATTGCGCATCACATGATGGCGAGACTACCCGCCAGTGTGCAAGTCGATGACTTAATTCAAGCGGGCATGATAGGCTTATTAGAAGCGGCACGGAATTTTGATAACAGCAAAGGCGCCAGTTTTGAAACCTTTGCCGGAATACGTATTCGTGGCGCTATGCTGGATGAGATTCGTCGTGGTGACTGGGCGCCGCGCTCAGTACACAGAAACCACCGTCGTGTGTTAGAAGCCATCCGGCAGGTCGAAAATGACACCGGACGTGATGCAAAAGACACCGAAGTCGCTAGCAAGCTGGGCATTGGCCTGGATGAATACCACGCTATTTTGCGTGATGTCAGTTCAGGGCGAATCATCGGTATTGAAGACTTAGGCGTTTCTGAAGATGCGATTATACCGGAGCAAGTGACGGGTTCGGCGTATGAGCCACAGCGTGATGTCGAAAACGCAGCGTTTCATAAAGCCCTGGTATCGACAATTTCTTCGTTACCAGAGCGTGAAGCTTTAGTGCTTTCATTGTATTATGATGAAGAATTGAATTTAAAAGAGATAGGTGAAGTGCTGAGCGTGAGCGAGTCTCGCGTTAGTCAAATTCACAGTCAGGCAATGGTGCGGCTCAAGTCGCGAATGCAGAATTGGGTTGAATAA